The genomic window AACCACTCCGCTCCTGGAGGGGTCGCCTGGCGTGAGTCAGTACCAGGTGCTGGCGCGGCGCTGGCGGCCACTCACGTTCGAGACGGTCGTCGGTCAGGCGCCGATCGTGCGCACCCTCCAGAACGCGCTGGCGCGCCAGCGGATCGCCCACGCCTATCTCTTCACCGGCCCGCGTGGGGTGGGGAAGACGACCACCGCGCGTCTCCTCGCCATGGGGCTCGCCTGCGAGCGGGCCGGCGCCGAAGGGCCCGTGCCGTGCGCGGCGTGCGACCCGTGCCGGGAGATCGTCGCCGGACGGGCGCTCGACGTCATCGAGATCGATGGCGCGTCGAACCGCGGGATCGACGAGGTGCGCACGCTCCGGGAGAACGCCCGTTACGCTCCGGCGCGCGGGCGCCGCAAGGTCTACATCATCGACGAGGTCCACATGCTCACCGAGCCGGCGTTCAACGCGCTCCTCAAGACCCTGGAGGAGCCGCCGGCCCACGTCGTGTTCGTCCTCGCCACCACCGAGCCCCGGCGCCTGCCGGCGACGATCCTGTCGCGCTGCCAGCGCTTCGACTTCCGGCCGATCGCCCCGGGGGAGATCGCGGCGGGCCTTCGGCGGATCCTCGACGAGGAAGCGACTCGGAACGGTGTCGACGTCGCGGTGGAGGCCGAGGCCTTGACCGTGATCGCGCGCGCCGCGGACGGGAGTCTCCGCGACGCGCTCTCGCTCCTCGACACCGCGCTCGCCTACGGTGAAGGCCGGGTGAGCGCGCAAGCCGTCCAGGAGCTGCTGGGGAGCGGGGGCGCGGAGGCGGCCTGGGGGCTGGCGGCGGCCCTCGTCGATCGCGACGCGGGCGACGCGCTCGGCCGCATCGAGCGGGCCGCGGCCGACGGGTTGGATCTCGGCCTGCTCGCTCAGGAGGCGATGGAGGTGCTTCGCCGCGCTCTGCTGCTGGGCGTCCGCGACGGCATGGCCTCCGAGCTCGGTGAAGCGGAGGCGGCGCGGCTCAAGACGCTGGGTCGGGGGGGCACCGAGGACCTCTTGCTGCTCGTCAAGGGCCTCCTCGAGGCGGAGGCGGAGATGCGGCGGTCCCCGCATCCCCGGGTCGACCTCGAGATCGCCGTGGTGCGCCTCTGTCACCGGCCCCAGCCGGAGCCGATCGAGCAGGTATTGGAGCGTCTCGAACGCGCCGAGGCTCAACTGCGCGGCTACGGGCCTTCCGCCGGGCTCCCCGCGGCGGCCGGGCCGCAGCAGACGGATCTCCTGGGCGGCGCCGGCGAGCTCCCGGCGCCGTCCCCCCCCGCGCGGGGCTCCATGACCGGGGGAAGCCGACTGCCCGTCACCGTCGGCGAGCGGCCGCCCGTCGCGCCGCCGCGGCCGGTGGCGCCACCCGTGGCCGCGGCTCCCGCCAGCGAGGACGACGTGTGGCGACGGACCGTGGCCGAGATCGCGCGGCTCCGGCCGACCCTGGCGCACCTGCTGGCCGATGCGGTCGTGGTCTCGGAGGAGGACGGGCGTCTCACGGTGGCCGTGCCCGATGGCAACGTGTTCACGCGGGATCAGCTCCGTGACGTCGGAAACCGCCAGCTCATCCTGGAGGCGGCGCGGCGAGTCCGACCGGGGGTACGGGAGATCGTGTTCACCACGGGGCCCGCGCCCGGCGCCGCGGCGGGCGAGGTGACGAGTCATCCGGCCGTTCAGGCGGCCGTCGAGCTCTTCAACGGCGAGGTGACCACCGTCCGCCCGGCTGGCCGCGGGCCCCAGTCGGGCGCGGCCGGGCCGGAGGGGGCGGCACCCCACAGCGGAGAGGACACATGAAGGGATTCGGAAATCTCGTCAAGGAAGCCCAGAAGCTTCAGGCACAACTCGAGGCCCTCAAGGAAGAGGTGGCCAAGCGGAAAGTCGAAGCGTCGGCGGGCGGAGGGATGGTGGTCGTCGAGGCCAACGGCAACCAGGAGATCCTGTCGATCAAGATCGACCGGGACGTGATCACCCCCGACGACCCCCAGATGCTCGAAGACCTGGTCCTCGCCGCCGTCAACGAGGCCCTCAGAAAGGCCCGCGAGATGGTCGCCGGGGAGATGTCCAAGCTGGCCGGCGGCCTGGGCGGGAAGCTTCCCGGCATGTTCTAGTGCGGAGCCGACCGGCGTCGCCTCGCATCGGCTTCCATCGTCGGCGGCCCCCCCGTCGCCGCGTCGGGTCTCGCCGCCCGTGACGTATCACCCCCCCCCGCTGGGCCGCCTGATCGAGGCGCTTCAGCGGCTGCCGGGGATCGGGCCGAAGACGGCGCAGCGCCTCGCGTTCCATTTCCTCAAGCAGCCGGAAGCCGCGGTCCGCGCCCTCGCCGACGCGCTGGTCGACCTCAAGGCGCGCGTGGCCCACTGCTCGCGGTGTTTCAACGTGACCGACGAGGAGCCGTGCCGGATCTGCCGCGATCCGGCCCGAGACGGGAGCCTCCTCTGCGTCGTCGAGGAGCCGAACGACCTCTTGGCGATGGAGCGCACCGGCGAGTATCGCGGCCGCTACCACGTCCTGCTCGGCGCGCTCTCCCCGCTGGACGGCATCGGGCCGGACGAGCTGAAGGTCCGGGAGCTCCTCGGGCGCCTCGAGGCGGACCGCGTGCAGGAGGTCATCCTCGCCACGAATCCGAACGTGGAGGGCGACGCGACGGCGATCTACCTGGCGAAGCTCCTGCGTCCGCTCGGGCTCCGCGTGACCCGGATCGCGCGCGGGCTTCCGGTCGGCGGCGACCTCGAGTACGCGGATGAGGTGACGCTGGCGCGGGCGCTGGAGGGGCGAAAGGAGATGTGACCCGCCCCGGGCGGGCCGGGGCGAGTCCTGCGGTCGCGGGCGCTACTTCCCGGTAAAGAAGTTCGAGATCGTCCGGCCCACGTACTTGGCGCCGTCGAAGAGAGCTTCGCCGAACCCCTTGGCGCTGTCGTGGAGCCTGTCGCCCACCGGCTTCGCCTGATCCCCGGCCTTCTTGGCGCCCTGGGTCACGGTCTTGCCGACCCCCTTGGCGGTTTCCTCCACCCCTTGCCCCGTCTTCTTCGCGCCTTCGACGACCTGGTCGGGTCCCTGCTTGGGGTCCGCTGCCCAGCCGCCGACGCTTCCGAACACCAGGACCAGGGCCGTCGCGCTCGCGATGATCGCGTTCCTGCTGGTCATGTCCGCACCCCCTGGCACAATCTCTTCTCCTCTGTCTCAGCAACCATCATGCCACCGCCGGGCTACTGGAGGGAACGGCTTTCGTCCGTACAAGGGCGCGGCGGCCGGCCTCCAGACGTCACATTTCTGACGGCGTGCGTCTTTGCCCGCGGGTAGGGTACAATGGCCGCGTTCCCCGGTAGCTCAACCGGTAGAGCAAGTGGCTGTCGGAAGGCAGCGTCCCGGCCGAAAGGCGGGATGGAAAAGCGGGCGAATTCAGGGAAGCCTACCTCTCCCATTCGGGGGACACGGGAACCCTGAGCGAAGCCTTCGCGCTCCGGCGCGAGGGAGCGTGCAGAGACTAGACCGCGAGGTCGTACTCCGGCGGCGCGCCGCCGGGGGAAGCGCCCGCCCCCTACGGGTGGCCTGAAGCCGCCTACGGGGATGAGATAGTCCAAGCCCCGCGGAAACGCGGGGGGCCTTGTAACCACGAGGTTGCAGGTTCGAGTCCTGCCCGGGGAGCCAGCTCCGGAGGGCCGCCGGTGACGAGCCGGCGGCCCTTCGCGTCCGCGACCCTTCCACCCCAGGCGCGCCCCATGCTGGACCCATTGATCCACGGCGGCCTCGTCATCGACGGCACCGACAACCCCGGCTCTTACGGGTGCAGGCCTGACCCTCAGTCGGCGCGGCACCACACGCTCGGTGGTCGGCGCCGGGTTACTCGGACAGCCTCCTAGTACGTGAACGGGAAGGGCATCGGCGGCCGACCGAATGGCCGCCCGCCGCGCACCGTCAACACGGGGACGAGCTTCTTGGTCCCGCTGCGCCGGTTCTGTCGCGTGTCCACGAACTCGACCGGCCCGTCCACGAGGTCGAAGACCGCCACGTCGGCCGGCGCGCCGATCTGGAGCGTGCCGAGACCCGGCACGCGGCCGATGATCTTCGCCGGCTCGACGGTGGCCTTGGCCACCACCTCCTCGAGCGGCATGCCCAGATTGAGGAATTTCGACATCACGTTTGGAAGTGTCGGGTACCCCGGCGTGTTGATGCTGACGGCGTGGATGTCGCTCGAGATGGTGTCGGGCGGCGCACCCTGCTGCAGCGCCGGCTCGCAGACCGTGTAGTCGAAGCTTCCGCCTCCATGACCGACGTCGAAGATGACCCCGCGCTGCTTGGCCGCGCGCGCGGCGGGCAAGAGCTGGCCGTTCTGCACGGTGTTGTTGCCGGCGCCGCTGTACGCGTGGGTCAGAATGTCGCCCGGCCGCAGCAGGTCGAGCAGGTCCGACAGCGAGCCCGGCGCGGCGCCGATGTGGCACATCACGGGCACCTGCTTGCCCGCCATCTCGGCCGCCCGGAGTGCACGGCGGAGGGGTTCGAGCCCGTTCTGCCCGACGACCGAGTCGGTGATGCGGACCTTCACGCCGAGCACCACGTCCGGGTTCTCGGAGACTGCCCTGGCGCAGCCGTCGACGTTCGCATAGTCGATGTTGAGCATCTCGCCGGGCGCGAGCCCACCGGCCAGGCCGATCGAGGCGATGTGGACGAAGGCGAAGATGCGCGTCCGGGACTGCGGCATTGCGTAGTGACGGACGGCCCCGAAGGTCTGCCATCCGGCGTCGCCGGCCGAGACCGCCGTGGTCACCGCCGTGATCGGCACCAGCTCGTCAGCCGGCAGCCCG from Candidatus Methylomirabilota bacterium includes these protein-coding regions:
- a CDS encoding amidohydrolase/deacetylase family metallohydrolase, with translation MDVTRRNFILSTTAAAAGATLAGETAGVSAQTATLVAQATGHPAPRGFDAADPALKFDIMIANGDVLDPSQKLRGKRDIGIKFGQIAAIAPSLPADRAAQRIDAAGKLVTPGLVDLHTHLVPHLGIGLPADELVPITAVTTAVSAGDAGWQTFGAVRHYAMPQSRTRIFAFVHIASIGLAGGLAPGEMLNIDYANVDGCARAVSENPDVVLGVKVRITDSVVGQNGLEPLRRALRAAEMAGKQVPVMCHIGAAPGSLSDLLDLLRPGDILTHAYSGAGNNTVQNGQLLPAARAAKQRGVIFDVGHGGGSFDYTVCEPALQQGAPPDTISSDIHAVSINTPGYPTLPNVMSKFLNLGMPLEEVVAKATVEPAKIIGRVPGLGTLQIGAPADVAVFDLVDGPVEFVDTRQNRRSGTKKLVPVLTVRGGRPFGRPPMPFPFTY
- a CDS encoding YbaB/EbfC family nucleoid-associated protein; its protein translation is MKGFGNLVKEAQKLQAQLEALKEEVAKRKVEASAGGGMVVVEANGNQEILSIKIDRDVITPDDPQMLEDLVLAAVNEALRKAREMVAGEMSKLAGGLGGKLPGMF
- the dnaX gene encoding DNA polymerase III subunit gamma/tau, with product MSQYQVLARRWRPLTFETVVGQAPIVRTLQNALARQRIAHAYLFTGPRGVGKTTTARLLAMGLACERAGAEGPVPCAACDPCREIVAGRALDVIEIDGASNRGIDEVRTLRENARYAPARGRRKVYIIDEVHMLTEPAFNALLKTLEEPPAHVVFVLATTEPRRLPATILSRCQRFDFRPIAPGEIAAGLRRILDEEATRNGVDVAVEAEALTVIARAADGSLRDALSLLDTALAYGEGRVSAQAVQELLGSGGAEAAWGLAAALVDRDAGDALGRIERAAADGLDLGLLAQEAMEVLRRALLLGVRDGMASELGEAEAARLKTLGRGGTEDLLLLVKGLLEAEAEMRRSPHPRVDLEIAVVRLCHRPQPEPIEQVLERLERAEAQLRGYGPSAGLPAAAGPQQTDLLGGAGELPAPSPPARGSMTGGSRLPVTVGERPPVAPPRPVAPPVAAAPASEDDVWRRTVAEIARLRPTLAHLLADAVVVSEEDGRLTVAVPDGNVFTRDQLRDVGNRQLILEAARRVRPGVREIVFTTGPAPGAAAGEVTSHPAVQAAVELFNGEVTTVRPAGRGPQSGAAGPEGAAPHSGEDT
- the recR gene encoding recombination mediator RecR, with protein sequence MTYHPPPLGRLIEALQRLPGIGPKTAQRLAFHFLKQPEAAVRALADALVDLKARVAHCSRCFNVTDEEPCRICRDPARDGSLLCVVEEPNDLLAMERTGEYRGRYHVLLGALSPLDGIGPDELKVRELLGRLEADRVQEVILATNPNVEGDATAIYLAKLLRPLGLRVTRIARGLPVGGDLEYADEVTLARALEGRKEM